A genomic segment from Phoenix dactylifera cultivar Barhee BC4 unplaced genomic scaffold, palm_55x_up_171113_PBpolish2nd_filt_p 000800F, whole genome shotgun sequence encodes:
- the LOC103721794 gene encoding G2/mitotic-specific cyclin S13-7-like isoform X3, which yields MASTHVVPQQQRGDVPIPIAKQKAAAGGDGKNRRALGDIGNLVTVRGVEGKLQPQISRPVARSSGAQILANAQLAAIATADKTVVVAADVAVGKGCAKAVKPKVSVKPKPEEIIEISPDTDEELRHVNQQNFRKTSSRKKVHTFSSVLTARSKAALGIIDKPKDLVHDIDAVDANDQLAVVDYVEDIYKFYKLAENSRRPNDYMDSQVEINANIRAILADWLIEVHHKFELMPETLYLAFYIIDRYLSMETVRRRELQLVGVSAMLIACKYEEIWAPEVSDFICISDSAYSREQILSKEKVILNKLEWNLTVPTPYMFLVRFLKAAMLDKEMEHMTFFFAELGLMHYSMIMYCPSLIAASAVYAARCTLKKTPFWSKTLEHHTGFSEPQLLECAQHLVSFHSLAAESKLKVVFRKYSSPQCGAVALHPPATELLDELKAALT from the exons ATGGCATCGACGCACGTAGTTCCTCAGCAGCAGAGAG GTGATGTTCCTATTCCCATTGCCAAACAGAAAGCAGCAGCCGGAGGAGACGGAAAGAACCGTCGAGCACTAGGAGACATTGGTAATCTTGTAACGGTCCGGGGTGTTGAGGG GAAACTACAGCCTCAGATCTCTCGCCCTGTGGCTAG aaGTTCGGGTGCTCAGATTCTGGCAAATGCACAATTAGCTGCTATTGCCACTGCTGATAAG ACAGTGGTTGTAGCTGCTGATGTAGCAGTGGGAAAGGGCTGTGCAAAGGCTGTCAAGCCAAAAGTTAGTGTTAAGCCCAAGCCTGAGGAAATTATCGAAATCAGTCCTGACACAGATGAAGAACTGAGGCATGTTAACCAGCAAAATTTTAGGAAGACCTCTTCAAGGAAGAAAGTCCACACTTTCAGTTCAGTACTGACCGCACGAAGCAAG GCTGCTCTTGGGATTATTGATAAACCGAAAGATCTGGTTCATGATATCGATGCTGTGGATGCCAACGATCAGTTAGCTGTTGTGGATTATGTTGAAGATATCTACAAGTTTTACAAACTTGCTGAG AACTCTAGACGACCAAATGACTACATGGACTCCCAGGTTGAGATCAATGCAAATATAAGAGCTATTCTAGCTGACTGGTTGATTGAAGTACACCATAAGTTTGAGCTGATGCCTGAGACCCTCTATCTCGCATTTTACATAATTGATCGGTACCTTTCGATGGAAACAGTCCGGAGGAGGGAGTTGCAGCTTGTGGGTGTGAGTGCAATGCTCATTGCCTGCAAGTATGAGGAGATATGGGCTCCAGAG GTCAGCGACTTCATATGCATATCGGACAGTGCATATAGCAGAGAGCAGATATTGAGCAAGGAGAAAGTAATTCTAAACAAGCTTGAATGGAACTTAACTGTTCCCACGCCCTACATGTTCCTCGTGCGTTTTCTGAAAGCAGCCATGTTGGATAAAGAG ATGGAGCACATGACCTTCTTCTTTGCTGAGTTGGGTTTGATGCATTACTCAATGATAATGTACTGCCCATCCTTGATTGCTGCTTCTGCTGTCTATGCGGCACGGTGCACACTCAAGAAGACTCCTTTCTGGAGCAAAACACTCGAGCATCACACAGGCTTCTCAGAGCCGCAGTTATT GGAATGTGCACAGCATCTAGTGAGCTTTCATTCCTTGGCAGCAGAGAGTAAGTTGAAAGTGGTGTTTAGGAAGTACTCCAGCCCTCAATGTGGTGCTGTTGCCTTGCATCCTCCTGCTACTGAACTGCTCGATGAGCTAAAGGCAGCTTTGACATGA
- the LOC120107220 gene encoding glutathione transferase GST 23-like, which translates to MEQAPSGLKLFGSWASSYTHRVQLALKLKGLDFEYMEEDLNNKSPSLLLYNPVYKKVPVLLHLDRPIVESVIILQYIDETWTDRPIMPADPYERAVARFWCYFADDKLGPAVGAVFGLAGEDQKAAVAQVHENLKLIETELREGAFKGRRFFGGDKIGILDIVLGCGSYWLAVFDEVMEVKLVDPEAFPLFHAWLRDFEEQEEVKEIIPAIDRLLEYARGIRQMMLSLKDTPTAAAPAATTTTTTTTNDNSNVAVESGSGV; encoded by the exons ATGGAGCAGGCCCCCTCTGGTCTCAAACTCTTTGGCTCATGGGCGAGCTCCTACACCCATCGAGTGCAACTTGCCCTCAAGCTCAAGGGCCTGGACTTTGAGTACATGGAGGAAGACCTCAACAACAAGagcccctccctcctcctctacaACCCCGTCTACAAGAAGGTCCccgtcctcctccacctcgacCGCCCCATCGTCGAGTCGGTCATCATCCTCCAGTACATCGACGAGACCTGGACCGACCGCCCGATCATGCCCGCCGATCCCTACGAGCGGGCCGTCGCCCGCTTCTGGTGCTACTTCGCCGACGATAAG CTTGGCCCTGCAGTCGGCGCCGTGTTTGGATTGGCAGGCGAGGATCAGAAGGCCGCTGTGGCACAAGTCCATGAGAATTTGAAGCTCATTGAGACCGAGCTCCGGGAGGGAGCCTTCAAGGGGaggaggttctttggaggtgaTAAGATCGGTATCTTGGACATTGTCCTCGGATGCGGTTCCTACTGGCTTGCAGTGTTTGATGAGGTCATGGAGGTGAAGCTCGTCGACCCCGAAGCTTTCCCTCTCTTCCATGCATGGCTCCGAGATTTTGAGGAGCAGGAGGAGGTGAAGGAGATCATTCCGGCCATTGATAGGTTGCTCGAGTACGCCAGAGGCATTCGTCAGATGATGCTTAGTCTCAAGGACACCCCCACCGCCGCTGCCCCCGctgccaccaccaccaccaccacaacCACCAACGACAATAGCAATGTAGCTGTTGAAAGTGGTAGTGGTGTTTAA
- the LOC103721794 gene encoding G2/mitotic-specific cyclin S13-7-like isoform X2 yields the protein MASTHVVPQQQRGDVPIPIAKQKAAAGGDGKNRRALGDIGNLVTVRGVEGKLQPQISRPVASSGAQILANAQLAAIATADKKTVVVAADVAVGKGCAKAVKPKVSVKPKPEEIIEISPDTDEELRHVNQQNFRKTSSRKKVHTFSSVLTARSKAALGIIDKPKDLVHDIDAVDANDQLAVVDYVEDIYKFYKLAENSRRPNDYMDSQVEINANIRAILADWLIEVHHKFELMPETLYLAFYIIDRYLSMETVRRRELQLVGVSAMLIACKYEEIWAPEVSDFICISDSAYSREQILSKEKVILNKLEWNLTVPTPYMFLVRFLKAAMLDKEMEHMTFFFAELGLMHYSMIMYCPSLIAASAVYAARCTLKKTPFWSKTLEHHTGFSEPQLLECAQHLVSFHSLAAESKLKVVFRKYSSPQCGAVALHPPATELLDELKAALT from the exons ATGGCATCGACGCACGTAGTTCCTCAGCAGCAGAGAG GTGATGTTCCTATTCCCATTGCCAAACAGAAAGCAGCAGCCGGAGGAGACGGAAAGAACCGTCGAGCACTAGGAGACATTGGTAATCTTGTAACGGTCCGGGGTGTTGAGGG GAAACTACAGCCTCAGATCTCTCGCCCTGTGGCTAG TTCGGGTGCTCAGATTCTGGCAAATGCACAATTAGCTGCTATTGCCACTGCTGATAAG AAGACAGTGGTTGTAGCTGCTGATGTAGCAGTGGGAAAGGGCTGTGCAAAGGCTGTCAAGCCAAAAGTTAGTGTTAAGCCCAAGCCTGAGGAAATTATCGAAATCAGTCCTGACACAGATGAAGAACTGAGGCATGTTAACCAGCAAAATTTTAGGAAGACCTCTTCAAGGAAGAAAGTCCACACTTTCAGTTCAGTACTGACCGCACGAAGCAAG GCTGCTCTTGGGATTATTGATAAACCGAAAGATCTGGTTCATGATATCGATGCTGTGGATGCCAACGATCAGTTAGCTGTTGTGGATTATGTTGAAGATATCTACAAGTTTTACAAACTTGCTGAG AACTCTAGACGACCAAATGACTACATGGACTCCCAGGTTGAGATCAATGCAAATATAAGAGCTATTCTAGCTGACTGGTTGATTGAAGTACACCATAAGTTTGAGCTGATGCCTGAGACCCTCTATCTCGCATTTTACATAATTGATCGGTACCTTTCGATGGAAACAGTCCGGAGGAGGGAGTTGCAGCTTGTGGGTGTGAGTGCAATGCTCATTGCCTGCAAGTATGAGGAGATATGGGCTCCAGAG GTCAGCGACTTCATATGCATATCGGACAGTGCATATAGCAGAGAGCAGATATTGAGCAAGGAGAAAGTAATTCTAAACAAGCTTGAATGGAACTTAACTGTTCCCACGCCCTACATGTTCCTCGTGCGTTTTCTGAAAGCAGCCATGTTGGATAAAGAG ATGGAGCACATGACCTTCTTCTTTGCTGAGTTGGGTTTGATGCATTACTCAATGATAATGTACTGCCCATCCTTGATTGCTGCTTCTGCTGTCTATGCGGCACGGTGCACACTCAAGAAGACTCCTTTCTGGAGCAAAACACTCGAGCATCACACAGGCTTCTCAGAGCCGCAGTTATT GGAATGTGCACAGCATCTAGTGAGCTTTCATTCCTTGGCAGCAGAGAGTAAGTTGAAAGTGGTGTTTAGGAAGTACTCCAGCCCTCAATGTGGTGCTGTTGCCTTGCATCCTCCTGCTACTGAACTGCTCGATGAGCTAAAGGCAGCTTTGACATGA
- the LOC103721794 gene encoding G2/mitotic-specific cyclin S13-7-like isoform X4, giving the protein MASTHVVPQQQRGDVPIPIAKQKAAAGGDGKNRRALGDIGNLVTVRGVEGKLQPQISRPVASSGAQILANAQLAAIATADKTVVVAADVAVGKGCAKAVKPKVSVKPKPEEIIEISPDTDEELRHVNQQNFRKTSSRKKVHTFSSVLTARSKAALGIIDKPKDLVHDIDAVDANDQLAVVDYVEDIYKFYKLAENSRRPNDYMDSQVEINANIRAILADWLIEVHHKFELMPETLYLAFYIIDRYLSMETVRRRELQLVGVSAMLIACKYEEIWAPEVSDFICISDSAYSREQILSKEKVILNKLEWNLTVPTPYMFLVRFLKAAMLDKEMEHMTFFFAELGLMHYSMIMYCPSLIAASAVYAARCTLKKTPFWSKTLEHHTGFSEPQLLECAQHLVSFHSLAAESKLKVVFRKYSSPQCGAVALHPPATELLDELKAALT; this is encoded by the exons ATGGCATCGACGCACGTAGTTCCTCAGCAGCAGAGAG GTGATGTTCCTATTCCCATTGCCAAACAGAAAGCAGCAGCCGGAGGAGACGGAAAGAACCGTCGAGCACTAGGAGACATTGGTAATCTTGTAACGGTCCGGGGTGTTGAGGG GAAACTACAGCCTCAGATCTCTCGCCCTGTGGCTAG TTCGGGTGCTCAGATTCTGGCAAATGCACAATTAGCTGCTATTGCCACTGCTGATAAG ACAGTGGTTGTAGCTGCTGATGTAGCAGTGGGAAAGGGCTGTGCAAAGGCTGTCAAGCCAAAAGTTAGTGTTAAGCCCAAGCCTGAGGAAATTATCGAAATCAGTCCTGACACAGATGAAGAACTGAGGCATGTTAACCAGCAAAATTTTAGGAAGACCTCTTCAAGGAAGAAAGTCCACACTTTCAGTTCAGTACTGACCGCACGAAGCAAG GCTGCTCTTGGGATTATTGATAAACCGAAAGATCTGGTTCATGATATCGATGCTGTGGATGCCAACGATCAGTTAGCTGTTGTGGATTATGTTGAAGATATCTACAAGTTTTACAAACTTGCTGAG AACTCTAGACGACCAAATGACTACATGGACTCCCAGGTTGAGATCAATGCAAATATAAGAGCTATTCTAGCTGACTGGTTGATTGAAGTACACCATAAGTTTGAGCTGATGCCTGAGACCCTCTATCTCGCATTTTACATAATTGATCGGTACCTTTCGATGGAAACAGTCCGGAGGAGGGAGTTGCAGCTTGTGGGTGTGAGTGCAATGCTCATTGCCTGCAAGTATGAGGAGATATGGGCTCCAGAG GTCAGCGACTTCATATGCATATCGGACAGTGCATATAGCAGAGAGCAGATATTGAGCAAGGAGAAAGTAATTCTAAACAAGCTTGAATGGAACTTAACTGTTCCCACGCCCTACATGTTCCTCGTGCGTTTTCTGAAAGCAGCCATGTTGGATAAAGAG ATGGAGCACATGACCTTCTTCTTTGCTGAGTTGGGTTTGATGCATTACTCAATGATAATGTACTGCCCATCCTTGATTGCTGCTTCTGCTGTCTATGCGGCACGGTGCACACTCAAGAAGACTCCTTTCTGGAGCAAAACACTCGAGCATCACACAGGCTTCTCAGAGCCGCAGTTATT GGAATGTGCACAGCATCTAGTGAGCTTTCATTCCTTGGCAGCAGAGAGTAAGTTGAAAGTGGTGTTTAGGAAGTACTCCAGCCCTCAATGTGGTGCTGTTGCCTTGCATCCTCCTGCTACTGAACTGCTCGATGAGCTAAAGGCAGCTTTGACATGA
- the LOC120107221 gene encoding glutathione transferase GST 23-like yields the protein MEGAPLKLHGMWASFYVHRVQLVLHLKGVEYEYIEEDLSNKSRALLLQNPVHKKVPVLLHGDRPIAESTIIIEYIDEFWREKPILPTDPYERAVVRFWCHFVDDTLRPSFGAILRSSAEGQGAAVDNFCQNLEFLEAELRDGFFKGRKFFGGGRIGLLDIVMGCGLYWNSASEDVLGLKIIDQESFPFFTSWFESFNEAKEVKEVIPPTEKLVEYVKGLLQKMFN from the exons ATGGAGGGAGCTCCTCTCAAGCTTCATGGCATGTGGGCGAGCTTTTATGTGCATCGCGTCCAACTGGTCCTCCATCTGAAGGGCGTGGAGTACGAGTACATAGAGGAGGATCTTAGCAACAAGAGCCGTGCCCTCTTGCTCCAGAACCCTGTACACAAGAAGGTCCCAGTCCTGCTCCATGGCGATCGTCCCATCGCCGAGTCCACCATCATCATCGAGTATATTGACGAATTCTGGAGGGAGAAGCCCATCCTGCCAACAGATCCTTATGAACGAGCTGTTGTGCGCTTCTGGTGCCATTTTGTTGATGACACA CTACGTCCATCATTTGGAGCAATCCTTCGTTCCTCAGCAGAAGGACAAGGGGCAGCAGTTGACAATTTTTGCCAAAACCTAGAGTTTCTTGAAGCTGAGCTTCGTGATGGCTTTTTTAAGGGAAGAAAATTTTTTGGTGGCGGAAGAATTGGCCTTCTGGACATTGTTATGGGTTGTGGCTTATACTGGAATTCGGCATCTGAAGATGTATTAGGGCTAAAGATCATAGATCAAGAGTCCTTCCCTTTTTTCACATCCTGGTTTGAAAGTTTCAATGAAGCCAAGGAGGTGAAGGAAGTCATCCCACCAACTGAGAAATTGGTTGAGTATGTAAAAGGCTTGCTTCAGAAAATGTTCAATTAG
- the LOC103721794 gene encoding G2/mitotic-specific cyclin S13-7-like isoform X1: MASTHVVPQQQRGDVPIPIAKQKAAAGGDGKNRRALGDIGNLVTVRGVEGKLQPQISRPVARSSGAQILANAQLAAIATADKKTVVVAADVAVGKGCAKAVKPKVSVKPKPEEIIEISPDTDEELRHVNQQNFRKTSSRKKVHTFSSVLTARSKAALGIIDKPKDLVHDIDAVDANDQLAVVDYVEDIYKFYKLAENSRRPNDYMDSQVEINANIRAILADWLIEVHHKFELMPETLYLAFYIIDRYLSMETVRRRELQLVGVSAMLIACKYEEIWAPEVSDFICISDSAYSREQILSKEKVILNKLEWNLTVPTPYMFLVRFLKAAMLDKEMEHMTFFFAELGLMHYSMIMYCPSLIAASAVYAARCTLKKTPFWSKTLEHHTGFSEPQLLECAQHLVSFHSLAAESKLKVVFRKYSSPQCGAVALHPPATELLDELKAALT, from the exons ATGGCATCGACGCACGTAGTTCCTCAGCAGCAGAGAG GTGATGTTCCTATTCCCATTGCCAAACAGAAAGCAGCAGCCGGAGGAGACGGAAAGAACCGTCGAGCACTAGGAGACATTGGTAATCTTGTAACGGTCCGGGGTGTTGAGGG GAAACTACAGCCTCAGATCTCTCGCCCTGTGGCTAG aaGTTCGGGTGCTCAGATTCTGGCAAATGCACAATTAGCTGCTATTGCCACTGCTGATAAG AAGACAGTGGTTGTAGCTGCTGATGTAGCAGTGGGAAAGGGCTGTGCAAAGGCTGTCAAGCCAAAAGTTAGTGTTAAGCCCAAGCCTGAGGAAATTATCGAAATCAGTCCTGACACAGATGAAGAACTGAGGCATGTTAACCAGCAAAATTTTAGGAAGACCTCTTCAAGGAAGAAAGTCCACACTTTCAGTTCAGTACTGACCGCACGAAGCAAG GCTGCTCTTGGGATTATTGATAAACCGAAAGATCTGGTTCATGATATCGATGCTGTGGATGCCAACGATCAGTTAGCTGTTGTGGATTATGTTGAAGATATCTACAAGTTTTACAAACTTGCTGAG AACTCTAGACGACCAAATGACTACATGGACTCCCAGGTTGAGATCAATGCAAATATAAGAGCTATTCTAGCTGACTGGTTGATTGAAGTACACCATAAGTTTGAGCTGATGCCTGAGACCCTCTATCTCGCATTTTACATAATTGATCGGTACCTTTCGATGGAAACAGTCCGGAGGAGGGAGTTGCAGCTTGTGGGTGTGAGTGCAATGCTCATTGCCTGCAAGTATGAGGAGATATGGGCTCCAGAG GTCAGCGACTTCATATGCATATCGGACAGTGCATATAGCAGAGAGCAGATATTGAGCAAGGAGAAAGTAATTCTAAACAAGCTTGAATGGAACTTAACTGTTCCCACGCCCTACATGTTCCTCGTGCGTTTTCTGAAAGCAGCCATGTTGGATAAAGAG ATGGAGCACATGACCTTCTTCTTTGCTGAGTTGGGTTTGATGCATTACTCAATGATAATGTACTGCCCATCCTTGATTGCTGCTTCTGCTGTCTATGCGGCACGGTGCACACTCAAGAAGACTCCTTTCTGGAGCAAAACACTCGAGCATCACACAGGCTTCTCAGAGCCGCAGTTATT GGAATGTGCACAGCATCTAGTGAGCTTTCATTCCTTGGCAGCAGAGAGTAAGTTGAAAGTGGTGTTTAGGAAGTACTCCAGCCCTCAATGTGGTGCTGTTGCCTTGCATCCTCCTGCTACTGAACTGCTCGATGAGCTAAAGGCAGCTTTGACATGA